A stretch of the Vigna radiata var. radiata cultivar VC1973A chromosome 7, Vradiata_ver6, whole genome shotgun sequence genome encodes the following:
- the LOC106768420 gene encoding probable serine/threonine-protein kinase At1g54610, with protein MGCVFGKGASKRREEVKVESAEEEGAVQNDGNVKEGGEEEKNKPSKGERRRSSKPNPRLSNPPNHVHGEQVAAGWPSWLTKVAGEAINGLIPRRADTFEKLNKVGQGTYSNVYKAKDTLTGKIVALKKVRFDNLEPESVKFMAREILILRHLDHPNVVKLEGLVTSRMSCSLYLVFEYMDHDLAGLATSPTVKFTESQVKCYMHQLLSGLEHCHNRHVLHRDIKGSNLLIDNEGILRIADFGLASFFDPHQRHPMTSRVVTLWYRPPELLLGATDYDVGVDLWSAGCILAELLAGKPIMPGRTEVEQLHKIFKLCGSPSDEYWKKSKLPHATIFKPRQSYKRCIEETFKNFPASSLPLIETLLAIDPAERQTATAALHSEFFTTKPFACEPSSLPKYPPSKEMDTKLRDEEARRLRAANKTNADVKKSRPRDRGGRGIPIPDTNADLQANIDKWRLVTHANAKSKSEKFPPPHEDGSLGYPLGSSHHMDPIFDPSDVPFSSTKLSYPKSNIQTWSGPLVETSMDAPRRKKNVPGNGRTHSKNGSYR; from the exons ATGGGGTGTGTGTTTGGGAAAGGAGCGTCGAAGAGGAGAGAGGAAGTGAAAGTTGAAAGCGCAGAAGAAGAGGGTGCTGTTCAGAACGATGGGAATGTGAAGGAGGGtggagaagaggaaaagaacaAGCCCTCAAAAGGGGAGAGAAGGCGATCCTCGAAGCCGAATCCCAGGTTAAGCAATCCACCCAACCATGTACATGGTGAGCAAGTAGCTGCAGGGTGGCCCTCTTGGCTCACCAAGGTTGCTGGGGAAGCTATTAATGGGTTGATCCCCAGAAGAGCTGACACTTTTGAAAAACTGAATAAG GTTGGACAAGGTACATATAGCAATGTTTACAAAGCGAAGGACACTTTGACAGGGAAAATTGTTGCCCTAAAGAAGGTCCGCTTTGACAATTTAGAGCCGGAGAGTGTGAAATTCATGGCCAGAGAGATCCTTATTCTGCGCCATCTGGATCATCCCAACGTTGTCAAACTGGAAGGTTTAGTGACTTCAAGGATGTCATGCAGTTTGTACCTTGTTTTTGAATACATGGATCATGATTTGGCTGGACTTGCTACAAGTCCAACAGTAAAGTTCACAGAGTCTCAG GTTAAATGCTATATGCATCAGCTACTTTCCGGACTGGAACACTGTCACAACCGTCATGTGCTGCATCGTGATATAAAGGGGTCAAACCTTCTTATTGACAATGAAGGAATTCTTAGGATTGCTGATTTTGGATTAGCTTCCTTCTTTGATCCTCATCAAAGGCACCCTATGACCAGCAGGGTGGTAACTTTATGGTATCGACCTCCAGAGCTTCTCCTTGGAGCCACAGATTACGATGTTGGAGTGGACCTCTGGAGTGCTGGCTGCATTCTTGCTGAGTTGTTGGCTGGCAAGCCTATTATGCCTGGTCGAACCGAG GTGGAGCAGCTACATAAGATATTTAAGCTTTGTGGTTCTCCTTCTGATGAATATTGGAAAAAATCAAAGCTTCCACATGCTACCATTTTTAAGCCCCGACAATCATACAAGAGGTGCATAGAAGAGACATTTAAGAATTTCCCGGCATCATCCCTACCACTGATTGAGACCCTTCTTGCAATTGATCCAGCTGAACGCCAAACTGCCACAGCTGCATTACACAGTGAA TTCTTTACTACAAAACCTTTTGCCTGTGAACCCTCTAGCCTTCCAAAATATCCTCCCAGCAAGGAGATGGATACAAAACTTCGGGATGAAGAAGCTAGAAG ATTGAGAGCTGCTAACAAAACTAATGCTGATGTAAAGAAATCACGTCCACGTGATAGAGGTGGAAGGGGAATTCCAATTCCAGATACCAATGCTGATTTGCAAGCAAATATTGAT AAATGGCGACTGGTAACACACGCAAATGCGAAGAGCAAGAGTGAAAAGTTTCCTCCTCCTCATGAAGATGGAAGTCTAGGGTACCCTTTGGGTTCTTCACATCACATGGATCCAATTTTTGATCCTTCTGATGTTCCATTTAGTTCCACAAAGTTATCAtatccaaaatcaaatatccAGACCTGGTCTGGTCCCTTAGTGGAAACTAGTATGGATGCAccaagaagaaagaagaacGTGCCAGGGAATGGCCGCACACATTCAAAGAATGGCTCCTATAGATAA
- the LOC106768421 gene encoding surfeit locus protein 6 homolog: MKNKKRKGGVAAESDGVVEDLGRVIHEHALFFDKLIELIPAKFYLPTDDKEKPWFQGLNKVAKAEAKKETKENIKKSRRDRLDPDKPSATTLDLLKESLGKEKVDDSDGEQVAAVAKPLASGLEGDDRSVTYEELRQRLHRKLEEFRAGRNLGNSEKKREERNAKRGYKDHKRKRDDETEKGDNVSGELADKVKKDAAEASKELVFGHVKLQNEEMPGKKKRKLSKHKELERAKKLEEVKKNDPEKAEVFAKKQSWKAAMDRASGVKVHDDPKLLKKSINKEKKKQQKNSEKWKDRIQTRDQLKAEKQKKRSENIAARIHEKKMRKIAKREKKLMRPGFEGRKEGFMNEGGAT, from the coding sequence ATGAAGAACAAAAAACGAAAGGGTGGTGTTGCGGCTGAGAGTGATGGAGTTGTTGAAGATCTGGGGCGTGTGATCCACGAGCATGCCCTTTTCTTTGACAAGTTGATTGAGTTGATTCCCGCCAAGTTTTATCTGCCTACTGATGATAAGGAGAAGCCATGGTTTCAGGGTCTCAACAAGGTTGCAAAGGCTGAGGCGAAGAAAGAGACTAAGGAGAATATCAAGAAATCTCGAAGGGACCGTTTGGACCCTGACAAACCCTCTGCAACTACCCTTGACCTTCTCAAGGAAAGCTTGGGAAAAGAGAAGGTGGATGACAGTGATGGAGAGCAGGTGGCAGCAGTGGCTAAACCTCTTGCGTCTGGATTGGAAGGAGATGATCGGTCTGTGACTTATGAAGAGCTTCGGCAAAGGCTTCATCGCAAACTTGAAGAGTTTCGGGCAGGTCGTAACCTTGGGAATTCGGAGAAGAAGAGGGAAGAAAGGAATGCTAAGAGAGGATATAAGGACCATAAACGTAAGAGAGATGATGAAACTGAGAAGGGTGACAATGTGAGTGGTGAGTTGGCGGATAAAGTGAAGAAAGATGCTGCAGAGGCTTCCAAGGAGCTTGTGTTTGGCCATGTTAAACTTCAGAATGAAGAAATGCcagggaagaagaagaggaaactTTCAAAGCATAAGGAACTTGAAAGGGCTAAGAAGTTGGAGGAAGTGAAAAAGAATGATCCTGAGAAGGCTGAAGTTTTTGCCAAGAAGCAATCGTGGAAAGCAGCAATGGATAGAGCATCAGGGGTTAAGGTTCACGATGATCCCAAACTGCTGAAGAAAAGCATTaataaggagaagaagaagcagcAGAAGAATTCAGAGAAATGGAAAGATAGAATTCAAACAAGGGACCAATTGAAGGCGGAGAAACAGAAGAAAAGGTCAGAGAATATAGCTGCCAGGATTCATGAGAAGAAAATGCGAAAGATTgccaaaagagagaaaaagcttATGCGACCAGGCTTCGAAGGTCGCAAAGAAGGTTTTATGAATGAGGGTGGTGCCACCTAA
- the LOC106765381 gene encoding tubby-like F-box protein 3, giving the protein MDDGLEQSWWANMPHELLREVLLRIESSEAKWPRRRSVVACAGVCRTWRLIIKEIVRPPQLSSNITFPISLKQPGPREHLLQCFIRRNNGTQTYYLFLSLSSALADDGKFLLAARKFRRPTCTDYIISLDSDYMSRESNAYIGKLRSNFLGTKFTVYDIQLPHSRANMAKSCSTKLVNPKQVSPKVPAGNYPVAHISYELNVLGSRGPRRMHCVIDSIPASAIEPERVAPSQTSYSVSNIGTSFPFFQTNSTHMENSISGEQNNKRDDVLVLRNKAARWHEQMQCWCLNFHGRVTVASVKNFQLTALPVNGHAEPQEDDVILQFGKVGKDLFTMDYRYPISAFQAFAICLSSFATTVACE; this is encoded by the exons ATGGATGATGGGTTGGAGCAGAGTTGGTGGGCCAACATGCCCCATGAGCTTCTCAGAGAGGTCCTCCTCCGAATTGAGTCGTCGGAGGCCAAGTGGCCACGGCGGAGAAGCGTGGTGGCTTGCGCCGGAGTGTGCCGCACCTGGAGGCTGATCATCAAGGAGATTGTCAGGCCACCTCAACTCTCTTCCAACATAACATTCCCCATCTCTCTCAAACAG CCTGGCCCAAGGGAACATCTACTTCAGTGCTTCATTAGGCGCAATAATGGCACACAGACATATTATCTGTTTCTCAGTTTATCTAGTG CACTAGCTGATGATGGGAAATTCCTTTTAGCCGCGCGAAAGTTCAGACGCCCAACCTGCACAGATTATATTATCTCCCTGGATTCGGATTATATGTCCAGGGAAAGCAATGCCTACATAGGGAAATTGAG ATCAAATTTTTTGGGAACCAAGTTCACAGTCTACGATATCCAACTGCCTCATTCAAGGGCAAATATGGCAAAAAGTTGCTCCACTAAGCTGGTGAATCCAAAACAAGTTTCACCTAAGGTCCCTGCAGGCAACTACCCAGTTGCCCATATCTCATATGAATTGAATGTATTAGGGTCCAG GGGGCCAAGGAGAATGCATTGTGTCATAGATAGCATTCCTGCTTCTGCTATTGAACCAGAACGGGTAGCTCCTTCACAGACCAGTTATTCTGTTAGTAACATAGGTACTTCATTCCCATTTTTTCAGACAAACTCAACTCATATGGAAAACTCCATATCTGGAGAGCAGAACAATAAAAGAGATGACGTTCTAGTGTTGAGAAATAAGGCTGCCAGGTGGCATGAGCAGATGCAGTGTTGGTGCTTAAACTTTCACGGGCGAGTGACAGTTGCTTCAGTTAAAAACTTTCAGCTGACTGCTTTGCCAGTAAATGGACATGCTGAACCACAAGAGGATGATGTCATCCTCCAATTTGGAAAAGTTGGGAAGGACTTGTTTACAATGGATTACCGGTACCCTATCTCAGCATTTCAGGCATTTGCAATCTGCCTCAGCAGCTTTGCTACCACGGTTGCTTGCGAATGA